In the bacterium genome, TCCAACCATTTCTGGAGAGATCTGAGAAGCTCTCGCCCATGTCTTAAAATATTTCTTCCCATTAGTTTCTAGTATCTTATCAACCTTTTTTTGAACTCTTGGATCTATATAAGGTCCCTTTTTCAATGATCTTGACATAATATTGTACTTTTAAACTAAAGCCTTTTTACTATTTCGCCCTCTTAAAATAAATTTTTGTGTTCTCTTGTTGTTTCTAGTCTTAGCAAATCTCTTATTCCCCCATGGATCAACAGCTGGACCACCCGTTCCGTGCCTACCAGCCTTTCCTTGACCTCCTCCATGTGGATGTGATCTTGGATGCTGAGCTACACCTCTAACAATCGGTCTGAAACCTTTGTGTCGGAGCGTACCAGCCTTACCAAACTTCTGATTCATGTTATCAAGGTTTGAAAGCTGACCTATTGTAGCATAATTTTTCGATAAAACAAGTCTAACTTCACCTGATGGTAACTTAATTTGTGTATAATTTTCTTTTTGCCCCATTACAACTGCACTAGTTCCAGCTGACCTAACTAATCCACCATCTCTATTTTCATCTATAATTATATTATGCACAGCAGTACCAGATGGAATATTTGCAAGCCTCATAGCATTACCAACAAGCACTGGTGTTGTTTCAGCAGATAATACTTGATCTCCAACCTTTACGCCATTTGGATTTAATATATAGGACTTTTTACCATTTGGATAAAAAACTAAACTAATATAACAAGATCTATATGGATCATATTCAACAGTTTTTACCGTACCTGGCAAATCTCTGTCTAGTCTCCTGAAATCAATAAGTCTATACATTCTATCTGCCCTCGTTCCTCGACCACGCACAGTTATTTTACCTCTCCCACTCCTAGCAAGCCTTGGATTTAATTTCTTTAATAAAGATTTTTCTGGAGTATCTGTCGTCAAATCTACATGCTTTACCCTTACTTGATGCCTTCTTGTTTGTGTTGTGGCTTTATGATGCGTTAACATTATATTGCAAAACCTTCAATACTATCACCCTTCGCTAGTTTCACTAAATATCGTTTTTTAG is a window encoding:
- the rplB gene encoding 50S ribosomal protein L2; protein product: MLTHHKATTQTRRHQVRVKHVDLTTDTPEKSLLKKLNPRLARSGRGKITVRGRGTRADRMYRLIDFRRLDRDLPGTVKTVEYDPYRSCYISLVFYPNGKKSYILNPNGVKVGDQVLSAETTPVLVGNAMRLANIPSGTAVHNIIIDENRDGGLVRSAGTSAVVMGQKENYTQIKLPSGEVRLVLSKNYATIGQLSNLDNMNQKFGKAGTLRHKGFRPIVRGVAQHPRSHPHGGGQGKAGRHGTGGPAVDPWGNKRFAKTRNNKRTQKFILRGRNSKKALV